A genomic segment from Cyprinus carpio isolate SPL01 chromosome A4, ASM1834038v1, whole genome shotgun sequence encodes:
- the LOC109092014 gene encoding fibroblast growth factor 23-like, with product MRCALSKLHMLHSSVLALWIAALQGFRPADAAPNPSPLLGSNWGNPRRFIHLQTTSDLNNFYLEISPNGHVRKTTNRGSYSVILLKSESRDRLAIFGVKSNRFLCMDAGGTLFTSTVCNKEDCLFHHKLLENHRDVYYSTKHGILLNLDGVKQVFIAGQNLPQSSLFLSEKNTVPLERLQHRERRNRQVNPSDPLNALRHGEASDSRAAQEDDGDLDFEPSEGQNVSRETLVSPSDDDPWDLLHDTSPGSPRISAVVG from the exons ATGCGTTGCGCACTTTCCAAACTGCACATGCTGCACTCCTCTGTCCTTGCGCTGTGGATCGCGGCTCTCCAGGGATTCAGACCTGCGGATGCTGCCCCTAACCCCTCTCCCCTCCTGGGCTCCAACTGGGGGAACCCGCGGAGGTTCATCCACCTTCAGACCACTTCGGACTTAAACAACTTCTATTTAGAGATCAGCCCGAATGGACACGTGCGCAAAACTACAAACCGAGGGTCCTACA GTGTAATTTTATTGAAATCAGAGAGCAGAGACCGTCTGGCAATATTTGGAGTGAAAAGTAATAGATTTTTGTGCATGGACGCAGGAGGAACTCTTTTCACTTCT ACGGTTTGTAATAAGGAAGACTGTCTTTTTCACCACAAACTTTTGGAAAACCATCGTGACGTGTATTACTCCACCAAGCATGGCATACTGCTTAACCTGGATGGGGTGAAACAGGTGTTCATAGCGGGACAAAACCTCCCACAGTCCTCTCTCTTCTTATCCGAGAAGAACACTGTTCCCCTGGAGCGCCTGCAGCACCGGGAGAGGAGAAACCGGCAGGTGAATCCATCAGACCCGCTGAACGCGCTCCGGCACGGAGAGGCGTCGGACTCCAGAGCTGCTCAGGAGGACGATGGGGACTTGGACTTTGAGCCGTCAGAGGGTCAAAACGTATCCAGGGAAACTCTGGTTTCCCCTTCCGATGATGACCCGTGGGATCTTCTTCACGACACGAGCCCCGGCAGTCCCCGGATTTCAGCAGTTGTCGGATAA
- the LOC109065608 gene encoding RAD51-associated protein 1-like isoform X1: MDRPSRDKKAVNYAVFQDDDDEDFACVKPPPKKARTAIKDPDSLRDHKTTSASPNEVVDLTSSGSRKRTSVDDKLYERDLEAALLLSLLDSSRTPDGEPTIKTDDGERSHCSPPVLIHCSAEGSHSVGEGQPAPDSPPVLSNCSIDGRSLGNAGLNLISLDPSPTSVSKQKETSKEQRKPLQEKKDNRDDEDYQPQNTPDSESDADFTEEDESEDETFTVKKKKKVVKQKTEKKAPPAAKNKTEKKDKKPTKASKAKSSAPSPVICRSPAAPVSGLKKTPTTPPVSKPAVCSSPAGARLPKWNPPGQVGRSPGASQNAHLKSPGQGLRLGLSRLARVKPLHPNAAAN; encoded by the exons ATGGACCGACCATCCAG AGATAAAAAAGCTGTCAACTACGCAGTCTTCCAAGACGATGATG ATGAAGATTTTGCATGTGTGAAGCCTCCTCCCAAAAAAGCTCGAACAGCCATCAAAGACCCCGATTCTTTGAGAGACCACAAAACTACAAGTGCATCTCCAAATGAAGTCGTTGATCTCACCAGCTCAGGAAGCAGGAAGAG GACGTCTGTGGATGATAAACTTTATGAAAGAGATTTAGAAGCGGCTCTGTTGTTATCATTGCTGGACTCTTCAAGAACACCGGATGGAGAGCCTACAATCAAAACAG ATGATGGTGAAAGATCTCATTGTTCGCCACCCGTTCTAATACACTGTAGTGCTGAGGGCAGCCATTCAG TTGGTGAAGGTCAGCCCGCTCCAGATTCTCCTCCAGTGCTGTCAAATTGTAGCATTGATGGCAGAAGTTTAGGTAATGCAG GGCTGAATCTGATCAGTTTAGACCCCTCCCCTACCAGTGTTTCTAAACAGAAGGAAACCTCAAAGGAGCAGAGAAAACCACTGCAGGAGAAGAAGGACAACAGAGACGATGAGGACTACCAGCCTCAGAACACCCCAG ATTCAGAGAGCGATGCAGACTTCACTGAAGAAGATGAGAGCGAAGACGAGACATTcactgtgaaaaagaaaaagaaggtggtgaaacaaaagacagaaaaaaaggcaCCTCCGGCTGCGAagaacaagacagaaaaaaaagacaaaaagccaACAAAAGCCTCAAAAGCTAAAAGCTCAG CTCCCAGCCCAGTGATCTGTCGGAGTCCAGCTGCTCCTGTGTCTGGACTGAAGAAGACGCCCACTACTCCACCTGTCTCTAAACCTGCAGTCTGCTCCAGTCCTGCAGGGGCCAGACTGCCTAAGTGGAATCCCCCAG GTCAGGTTGGTCGGAGTCCGGGTGCGTCCCAGAATGCACATTTGAAGTCTCCCGGACAGGGGCTGCGTTTAGGACTTTCCCGTCTGGCTCGAGTCAAACCCCTTCATCCTAATGCTGCTGCAAACTAA
- the LOC109065608 gene encoding RAD51-associated protein 1-like isoform X2: MDRPSRDKKAVNYAVFQDDDDEDFACVKPPPKKARTAIKDPDSLRDHKTTSASPNEVVDLTSSGSRKRTSVDDKLYERDLEAALLLSLLDSSRTPDGEPTIKTDDGERSHCSPPVLIHCSAEGSHSVGEGQPAPDSPPVLSNCSIDGRSLGLNLISLDPSPTSVSKQKETSKEQRKPLQEKKDNRDDEDYQPQNTPDSESDADFTEEDESEDETFTVKKKKKVVKQKTEKKAPPAAKNKTEKKDKKPTKASKAKSSAPSPVICRSPAAPVSGLKKTPTTPPVSKPAVCSSPAGARLPKWNPPGQVGRSPGASQNAHLKSPGQGLRLGLSRLARVKPLHPNAAAN; this comes from the exons ATGGACCGACCATCCAG AGATAAAAAAGCTGTCAACTACGCAGTCTTCCAAGACGATGATG ATGAAGATTTTGCATGTGTGAAGCCTCCTCCCAAAAAAGCTCGAACAGCCATCAAAGACCCCGATTCTTTGAGAGACCACAAAACTACAAGTGCATCTCCAAATGAAGTCGTTGATCTCACCAGCTCAGGAAGCAGGAAGAG GACGTCTGTGGATGATAAACTTTATGAAAGAGATTTAGAAGCGGCTCTGTTGTTATCATTGCTGGACTCTTCAAGAACACCGGATGGAGAGCCTACAATCAAAACAG ATGATGGTGAAAGATCTCATTGTTCGCCACCCGTTCTAATACACTGTAGTGCTGAGGGCAGCCATTCAG TTGGTGAAGGTCAGCCCGCTCCAGATTCTCCTCCAGTGCTGTCAAATTGTAGCATTGATGGCAGAAGTTTAG GGCTGAATCTGATCAGTTTAGACCCCTCCCCTACCAGTGTTTCTAAACAGAAGGAAACCTCAAAGGAGCAGAGAAAACCACTGCAGGAGAAGAAGGACAACAGAGACGATGAGGACTACCAGCCTCAGAACACCCCAG ATTCAGAGAGCGATGCAGACTTCACTGAAGAAGATGAGAGCGAAGACGAGACATTcactgtgaaaaagaaaaagaaggtggtgaaacaaaagacagaaaaaaaggcaCCTCCGGCTGCGAagaacaagacagaaaaaaaagacaaaaagccaACAAAAGCCTCAAAAGCTAAAAGCTCAG CTCCCAGCCCAGTGATCTGTCGGAGTCCAGCTGCTCCTGTGTCTGGACTGAAGAAGACGCCCACTACTCCACCTGTCTCTAAACCTGCAGTCTGCTCCAGTCCTGCAGGGGCCAGACTGCCTAAGTGGAATCCCCCAG GTCAGGTTGGTCGGAGTCCGGGTGCGTCCCAGAATGCACATTTGAAGTCTCCCGGACAGGGGCTGCGTTTAGGACTTTCCCGTCTGGCTCGAGTCAAACCCCTTCATCCTAATGCTGCTGCAAACTAA
- the LOC122139356 gene encoding probable polypeptide N-acetylgalactosaminyltransferase 8 — protein sequence MRISCVKSLFPVLSVAVVFLYMSLMRGEIQTQEKQFHQVQQNFSLHSALLLNKLDKLEAHLIAVEEKNLKLRNEKKPEKKSPKKLFPNSYLFKQWTVELSEDDQRKAEDLFQKYGYNAFLSDQLPLDRELQDTRDHRCIGREYPHNLPTLSVVLIYLDEALSVIQRAICSIINRTPAHLLKEIILVDDHSTNDLKTQLHVYMSSINEKHPGLVKMVIHSQQRGLSQARISGWKAATGDVLAILDAHIEVQVKWAEPLLARIQADRTLVLSPVFDRVNYYDLQVTKYSASAHGFDWALWCTYVGFPQKWYDQKDPSQPGKSPSVMGILVVDRLFFGEIGTLDGGMEVYGGENVELGIRVWLCGGSIEIVPCSKIAHIERAHKPYMPDLSNVMKRNALRVAEVWTNYRF from the exons ATGAGAATAAGTTGTGTGAAGAGTTTGTTTCCAGTCTTGTCTGTTGCTGTGGTGTTTCTCTATATGAGTTTGATGAGGGGGGAAATCCAAACTCAAGAGAAGCAGTTCCACCAAGTCCAGCAGAACTTCTCTTTACACAGCGCACTTCTTCTTAACAAGCTGGACAAACTGGAGGCTCATTTAATAGCCGTGG aagaaaaaaaccttaaattGAGAAATGAGAAGAAACCAGAGAAGAAATCACCAAAGAAGCTGTTCCCAAACTCGTACCTTTTCAAGCAATGGACTGTTGAACTTTCTGAGGATGACCAGAGGAAGGCTGAGGATCTCTTTCAGAAATACGGCTATAATGCCTTCCTCAGTGACCAGTTGCCTCTGGACCGGGAGCTGCAGGACACTCGAGACCACAG ATGCATTGGCCGAGAATACCCCCACAATCTGCCCACCCTCAGCGTGGTGCTGATTTATCTGGATGAGGCTCTGTCTGTCATTCAAAGAGCCATTTGCAGCATCATCAACAGAACTCCAGCCCACCTGCTCAAAGAGATCATACTAGTGGACGACCACAGCACAAATG ATCTGAAAACACAGCTACATGTTTATATGAGCTCCATTAATGAGAAGCACCCAGGCCTGGTAAAGATGGTGATCCATTCACAGCAGAGAGGACTTTCCCAGGCCAGAATCTCAGGGTGGAAGGCTGCCACTGGGGATGTGCTTGCCATTTTGGATGCCCACATTGAAGTCCAGGTCAAATG GGCGGAGCCTCTGCTTGCACGTATCCAGGCTGACCGTACGCTGGTCCTGAGCCCTGTGTTTGATAGAGTCAATTACTATGACTTGCAAGTGACAAAGTATTCAGCCTCTGCTCATGGTTTTGACTGGGCTCTCTGGTGCACGTACGTGGGATTCCCACAGAAGTGGTACGATCAAAAAGATCCTTCACAGCCAGGAAA GAGCCCCTCTGTGATGGGAATTCTTGTGGTTGATCGTCTGTTCTTCGGTGAGATTGGGACtctggatggagggatggaggtGTACGGAGGAGAGAATGTTGAATTAGGAATACGG GTGTGGCTGTGTGGAGGAAGTATAGAGATTGTGCCCTGCTCTAAAATTGCTCACATCGAAAGGGCACACAAACCCTACATGCCTGATCTTAGCAATGTAATGAAGAGAAATGCCCTCAGAGTCGCAGAAGTTTGgacaaattacagattttaa
- the LOC109065528 gene encoding probable polypeptide N-acetylgalactosaminyltransferase 8 — MRISCVKSLFPVLSVAVVFLYMSSVKWEIQTQEKQLHQVQQNFSLHSALLLNKLDKLEAHLIAVEEKNLKLRNEKKPEKKSPKKLFPNSYLFKQWTVELSEDDQRKAEDLFQKYGYNAFLSDQLPLDRELPDTRDHRCIGREYPHNLPTLSVVLIYLDEALSVIQRAICSIINRTPAHLLKEIILVDDHSTNEDLKTQLHVYMSSINEKHPGLVKMVTHSEQKGLSQARISGWKAATGDVLAILDAHIEVQVKWAEPLLARIQADRTLVLSPVFDRINYYDLQVTKYATSAHGFDWALWCAYVGFPQKWYDQNDPSQPGKSPSVMGILVVDRLFFGEIGTLDGGMEVYGGENVELGIRVWLCGGSIEIVPCSKIAHIERAHKPYITDLSNVMKRNALRVAEVWMDEYKINVNIAWGLPIKNHGIDIGDVSERKKLREKLNCKPFKWYLENVYPQLNPINLLGYGVLINDLQTSLCLDKGPLEENTPILYPCHFMGSQMFYYKASGEIFAHPLQSFKHKRNRCLIDPGSGRFPELSWCSDTEKQKHMYWDFKQGQAIQNRETKRCLEISADQTGKYKRNVFLQDCRNHTGRYRM; from the exons ATGAGAATAAGTTGTGTGAAGAGTTTGTTTCCAGTCTTGTCTGTCGCTGTAGTGTTTCTCTATATGAGCTCTGTCAAGTGGGAAATCCAAACTCAAGAGAAGCAGCTCCACCAAGTCCAGCAGAACTTCTCTTTACACAGCGCACTTCTGCTCAACAAGCTGGACAAACTGGAGGCTCATTTAATAGCCGTGG aagaaaaaaaccttaaattGAGAAATGAGAAGAAACCAGAGAAGAAATCACCAAAGAAGCTGTTCCCAAACTCGTACCTTTTCAAGCAATGGACTGTTGAACTTTCTGAGGATGACCAGAGGAAGGCTGAGGATCTCTTTCAGAAATACGGCTATAATGCCTTCCTCAGTGACCAGTTGCCTCTGGACCGGGAGCTGCCGGACACTCGGGACCACAG ATGCATTGGTCGCGAATACCCCCACAATCTGCCCACCCTCAGCGTGGTGCTGATTTATCTGGATGAGGCTCTGTCTGTCATTCAAAGAGCCATTTGCAGCATTATCAACAGAACTCCAGCCCACCTGCTCAAAGAGATCATACTGGTGGACGACCATAGCACAAATG aagatcTGAAAACACAGCTACATGTTTATATGAGCTCCATTAATGAGAAGCACCCAGGCCTGGTAAAGATGGTGACCCATTCAGAGCAGAAAGGACTTTCCCAGGCCAGAATCTCAGGGTGGAAGGCTGCCACTGGGGATGTGCTTGCCATTTTGGATGCCCACATTGAGGTCCAGGTCAAATG GGCGGAGCCTCTGCTTGCACGTATCCAGGCTGACCGTACGCTGGTCCTGAGCCCTGTGTTTGATAGAATCAATTACTATGACTTGCAAGTGACAAAGTATGCAACCTCTGCTCATGGTTTTGACTGGGCTCTCTGGTGCGCGTACGTGGGATTCCCACAGAAGTGGTACGATCAAAACGATCCTTCACAGCCAggaaa GAGTCCCTCTGTGATGGGAATTCTTGTGGTTGATCGTCTGTTCTTCGGTGAGATTGGGACtctggatggagggatggaggtGTACGGAGGAGAGAATGTTGAATTAGGAATACGG GTGTGGCTGTGTGGAGGAAGTATAGAGATTGTGCCCTGCTCTAAAATTGCTCACATCGAAAGGGCACACAAACCCTACATAACTGATCTTAGCAATGTAATGAAGAGAAATGCCCTCAGAGTCGCAGAAGTTTGGATggatgaatacaaaataaatgtgaacatcGCCTGGGGTCTTCCCATAAAG AACCATGGGATAGACATTGGCGATGTATCGGAGAGAAAGAAACTGAGAGAGAAGCTAAACTGCAAACCATTTAAATGGTATCTGGAAAATGTCTATCCTCAGTTAAATCCCATTAATTTATTAGGTTACGGAGTG CTGATTAATGATCTGCAAACAAGTTTATGTTTGGATAAGGGGCCACTTGAGGAGAACACTCCCATTTTATATCCATGTCATTTCATGGGATCACAG ATGTTTTATTATAAAGCAAGTGGTGAGATATTTGCGCATCCCCTTCAGTCTTTTAAACACAAAAGGAACCGCTGTCTAATTGATCCCGGCTCAGGCAGGTTTCCAGAGCTGTCCTGGTGTTcagacactgaaaaacaaaagcacatgtaCTGGGACTTCAAACAG ggaCAGGCCATACAGAACAGAGAAACCAAACGCTGTCTGGAGATCAGCGCTGATCAGACAGGAAAGTATAAAAGAAACGTTTTTCTTCAGGACTGCAGAAACCACACTGGAAGATACAGAATGTAA
- the LOC109063810 gene encoding probable polypeptide N-acetylgalactosaminyltransferase 8, protein MSLMRREIQTQEKQLHQVQQNVSLYSALLLNKLDKLEAHLNAVEERNPKVRHEKPAKKLFPNSNLFKEWTVELSEDDQRKAEDLFQKYGYNAFLSDQLPLDRELPDTRDHRCIGREYPHNLPTLSVVLIYLDEALSVIQRAICSIINRTPAHLLKEIILLDDHSTNEDLQTQMHVYINYINEKHPGLVKMVTHSQQRGLSQARISGWKAATGDVVAILDAHIEVQVKWAEPLLARIQADRTLVLSPVFDKVNYYDLQVTKYAAFAHGFDWALWCTYVEFPQKWYDQNDPSQPGKSPSVMGILVVDRLFFGEIGTLDGGMEVYGGENVELGIRVWLCGGSIEIVPCSKIAHIERALKPYMPVLSNVMKRNALRVAEVWMDEYKINVNIAWGLPIKNHGIDIGDVSERRKLRERLKCKPFKWYLENVYPQLNPINLLGYGVLINDLQKSLCLDKGPLEEKTPILYPCHFMGSQMFYYTASGEIFAHPLQSFKHKRNRCLIDPGSGRFPELSWCSDTEKQKHMYWDFKQGQAIQNRETKRCLEISADQTGKYEKKVFLQDCRNQHWKIQNVIQDF, encoded by the exons ATGAGTTTGATGAGGAGGGAAATTCAAACTCAAGAGAAGCAGCTCCACCAAGTCCAGCAGAACGTCTCGTTATACAGCGCACTTCTGCTCAACAAGCTGGACAAACTGGAGGCTCATTTAAATGCAGTGG AAGAGAGAAACCCCAAAGTGAGACATGAGAAGCCAGCAAAGAAGTTGTTCCCAAACTCAAATCTCTTCAAGGAATGGACTGTTGAACTTTCTGAGGATGACCAGAGGAAGGCTGAGGATCTCTTTCAAAAATACGGTTATAATGCCTTCCTCAGTGACCAGTTGCCTCTGGACCGGGAGCTGCCAGACACCCGGGACCACAG ATGCATTGGTCGCGAATACCCCCACAATCTGCCCACCCTCAGCGTGGTGCTGATTTATCTGGATGAGGCTCTGTCTGTCATTCAAAGAGCCATTTGCAGCATCATCAACAGAACTCCAGCCCACCTGCTCAAAGAGATCATACTGTTGGACGACCATAGCACAAATG aagatcTACAAACACAGATGCATGTTTATATCAATTACATCAATGAGAAGCACCCAGGCCTGGTAAAGATGGTGacccattcacagcagagagGACTTTCTCAGGCCAGAATCTCAGGGTGGAAGGCTGCCACTGGGGATGTGGTTGCCATTTTGGATGCCCACATTGAGGTCCAGGTCAAATG GGCAGAGCCTCTGCTTGCACGTATCCAGGCTGACCGTACGCTGGTCCTGAGCCCCGTGTTTGATAAAGTCAATTACTATGACTTGCAAGTGACAAAGTATGCAGCCTTTGCTCATGGTTTTGACTGGGCTCTCTGGTGCACGTACGTGGAATTCCCACAGAAGTGGTACGATCAAAACGATCCTTCACAGCCAGGAAA GAGTCCCTCTGTGATGGGAATTCTTGTGGTTGATCGTCTGTTCTTCGGTGAGATTGGGACtctggatggagggatggaggtGTACGGAGGAGAGAATGTTGAATTAGGAATACGG GTGTGGCTGTGTGGAGGAAGTATAGAGATTGTGCCCTGCTCTAAAATTGCTCACATCGAAAGGGCACTCAAACCCTACATGCCTGTTCTTAGCAATGTAATGAAGAGAAATGCCCTCAGAGTCGCAGAAGTTTGGATggatgaatacaaaataaatgtgaacatcGCCTGGGGTCTTCCTATAAAG AACCATGGGATAGACATTGGCGATGTATCTGAGAGAAGGAAACTGAGAGAGAGGCTGAAATGCAAACCATTTAAATGGTATCTGGAAAATGTTTATCCTCAGTTAAATCCCATTAATTTATTAGGTTATGGAGTG CTGATTAATGATCTGCAAAAAAGTTTATGTTTGGATAAGGGGCCACTTGAGGAGAAAACTCCCATTTTATATCCATGTCATTTCATGGGATCACAG ATGTTTTATTATACAGCAAGTGGTGAGATATTTGCGCATCCCCTTCAATCTTTTAAACACAAAAGGAACCGCTGTCTAATTGATCCCGGCTCAGGCAGGTTTCCAGAGCTGTCCTGGTGTTcagacactgaaaaacaaaagcacatgtaCTGGGACTTCAAACAG ggaCAGGCCATACAGAACAGAGAAACCAAACGCTGTCTGGAGATCAGCGCTGATCAgacaggaaagtatgaaaagaaaGTTTTTCTTCAGGACTGCAGAAACCAACACTGGAAGATACAGAATGTAATTCAGGACTTttga